In the genome of Leucobacter luti, one region contains:
- a CDS encoding Na+/H+ antiporter subunit D, which yields MTVLIPLVVLIPLAGAALALAVPGHRRLQQGITLVALSSVLVLSGTLMWLADSQGAMVMEVGGWAAPFGIALVVDRVSALMLTISSIVLLGVFLFSIGQGLADGDEDTPVSIYYPTYLVLGAGVFNAFIAGDLFNLYVGFEILLVASYVLITLGGTAQRIRAGVTYVIVSLVSSVLFLAAIGLIYGATGTVNMAQLTLRIAELPSEVQLLLNLMLLIAFGIKAAVFPLSFWLPDSYPTAPAPVTAVFAGLLTKVGVYAIIRTQTLLFPNSSVDLLLLIVAGLTLIVGILGAVSQLDIKRLLSFTLISHIGYMIFGIGMANAAGFGATIFYIAHHIIVQTTLFLAVGLIERHGGTTSLSGLGGMLRTAPVIAVLFFIPMLNLGGIPPFSGFIGKLGLFTVAAELATPAAYWLMGIGALVSLLTLYALARAWVFAFWRPRKRADAAADTGKGKSPSTEAMMLREREEALFEQLHDAPDAVPQQEQKEIPRLMIAATAGMVVVSVALTVFAGPLYAYADRAGENMAEPGRMVELVLGDSPGQLGGGSGVTRPGEEAQDE from the coding sequence ATGACCGTGCTCATTCCACTCGTCGTGCTGATCCCGCTCGCGGGCGCAGCCCTCGCCCTTGCGGTCCCCGGCCACCGTCGCCTCCAGCAGGGCATCACCCTTGTTGCGCTGAGTTCGGTGCTCGTGCTCAGCGGCACGCTCATGTGGCTCGCGGACTCGCAAGGTGCCATGGTCATGGAGGTGGGCGGCTGGGCGGCCCCGTTCGGCATCGCGCTCGTGGTAGACCGGGTCTCGGCTCTCATGCTCACGATCTCGTCGATTGTGCTGCTCGGCGTCTTCCTGTTCTCCATTGGGCAGGGCCTCGCTGACGGAGACGAGGACACTCCCGTCTCGATCTACTACCCGACGTATCTCGTGCTCGGTGCAGGCGTCTTCAACGCGTTCATCGCCGGGGATCTGTTCAACCTCTACGTCGGCTTCGAAATCCTGCTGGTGGCGAGCTATGTGCTGATTACGCTGGGTGGGACTGCGCAGCGGATTCGCGCCGGAGTCACATACGTCATCGTGTCGCTCGTCTCTTCGGTGCTCTTCCTTGCGGCGATCGGGCTCATCTACGGTGCCACCGGCACGGTAAATATGGCCCAGCTCACGCTCCGGATCGCCGAGTTGCCCAGCGAAGTGCAGTTGCTCCTGAACCTGATGCTGCTCATCGCGTTTGGCATTAAGGCTGCGGTGTTCCCGCTGTCGTTCTGGCTTCCTGATTCCTATCCGACGGCGCCCGCTCCCGTGACCGCGGTGTTCGCTGGGTTGCTCACGAAAGTCGGCGTCTACGCAATCATCCGCACGCAGACCCTGCTGTTCCCCAACTCGAGCGTTGACCTGTTATTGCTGATCGTTGCGGGACTGACCCTCATTGTCGGAATTCTCGGGGCGGTCTCGCAGCTCGACATCAAGCGGCTGCTCTCATTCACACTGATCAGCCACATCGGGTACATGATCTTTGGCATCGGTATGGCGAATGCTGCGGGGTTCGGCGCCACGATTTTCTATATCGCGCACCACATTATTGTGCAGACCACACTGTTCCTTGCGGTCGGGCTGATTGAGCGCCACGGCGGGACTACTTCGCTCTCTGGCCTGGGCGGCATGCTCCGCACAGCGCCCGTGATCGCCGTGCTGTTCTTCATCCCGATGCTCAACCTCGGTGGTATTCCTCCGTTCTCTGGATTCATCGGCAAACTCGGGCTGTTCACGGTGGCGGCCGAGCTCGCGACACCTGCCGCATACTGGCTGATGGGGATCGGCGCGCTCGTCTCGTTGCTCACTCTGTACGCATTGGCTCGGGCTTGGGTGTTCGCGTTCTGGCGGCCGCGCAAGCGGGCCGACGCGGCCGCGGACACCGGCAAAGGAAAGAGCCCGAGCACCGAGGCCATGATGCTGCGTGAGCGGGAAGAGGCGTTGTTCGAGCAACTGCACGACGCGCCTGACGCAGTGCCACAGCAGGAGCAGAAGGAGATTCCGCGGCTCATGATCGCGGCGACCGCGGGTATGGTCGTTGTGAGTGTCGCACTGACGGTGTTCGCAGGACCGCTGTACGCCTACGCTGATCGCGCGGGCGAAAACATGGCGGAGCCGGGCCGGATGGTCGAATTGGTGCTCGGGGATTCACCTGGCCAGCTCGGTGGCGGCAGCGGAGTCACCCGACCGGGGGAGGAGGCGCAGGATGAGTGA
- a CDS encoding Na(+)/H(+) antiporter subunit C, which produces MPLVLVAVMVVMYACGVYLMLDRTLTRLLLGFLLVGNATNLLIFLMSGSFGNAPLYGSSDVEDMSDPLPQAFILTAIVITFGVSAFLLALIYRSWRLAQDRDDTVRDDDTDLEPVDADELSSDEVTEEGLAGTPDYTDDDDIPDDDPGSQPREVGFPIVDVRPLRETGSAGPDSEGEVRS; this is translated from the coding sequence ATGCCCCTCGTGCTGGTCGCGGTCATGGTCGTCATGTACGCCTGCGGCGTCTACCTCATGCTTGATCGCACGCTCACCAGGCTCCTGCTCGGATTCCTGCTGGTCGGCAATGCGACAAACCTGTTGATTTTCCTGATGTCCGGGTCCTTCGGCAACGCCCCGCTGTACGGATCGAGTGATGTCGAAGACATGAGCGACCCGTTGCCGCAGGCATTCATCCTGACCGCGATCGTGATCACCTTCGGAGTGAGCGCTTTCTTGCTTGCGCTGATCTACCGATCCTGGCGACTGGCTCAGGATCGCGATGACACAGTGCGTGATGATGACACGGACCTCGAACCCGTTGACGCTGATGAGCTCAGCTCCGATGAAGTCACGGAAGAAGGCCTGGCAGGCACCCCTGACTACACGGATGACGACGATATCCCCGATGATGATCCGGGATCCCAGCCTCGCGAGGTGGGGTTCCCGATTGTGGACGTTCGTCCGCTGCGTGAGACCGGCAGCGCCGGGCCAGATTCCGAGGGGGAGGTGCGTTCATGA